One window of Methanosphaera sp. genomic DNA carries:
- a CDS encoding right-handed parallel beta-helix repeat-containing protein, with protein MNKKIILTLIILTIIICTNTSIAQENTTTTTIDVQTYTQLSNEIDNIKNSNITTYEINLKKDNYTINNDIRWMHDENKKLPNLIINGHGCTINGSDTNVFLKTGRNTNLTLNNMTISNTYDNTYSAIYNMGNLTLNNVIFQNNKISSLSILGGGAINNNGNLEINNSTFINNTAVYGGAIFNLKTDFNNAHITINNSNFINNTAENGSCIYSSDAKLITINNTNFTSNNAIDSMIYSNYRTQQITIENSNITDNTNTLALINSQSNIEIINSTIKSNKNTNGALIKTTKSSIINSQICQNIIDILLDANFNDVEIKNSNISENNIKNIAINNINSQIYIQNNTFYRNIVKNQALIYDTSKTTNVENNLFKDNKALNLFYGNCSTFNVVVDNTYIGNNLTNTTIKLDIKDEYMADENITANITVMTNPVYNTTITTGTIKISYNGIIIDTATITNSTYQLNKNIDYVGVLPLTIEYCDDINFNSYKINKTTAIISPSYHIKIVADDEFNLKDEIKYSIIVENQNNKTLHNITIYDVIAQNLDVIDTSHKLDENSWIIEKLTPGENRALMIKAYAKNPTDVMIKLSCDMRFVKNTSTTTCNIKYKAPNYIIKVTPTQYRYGDKVCDFQIQNTGGVGYNINISLDLASKDRKTRKTYTYNQIISNETITIKPDICIEDIGNITTTIKIEDEQLNNNTIILTHNIEKPYIVFDDIYSNAGGNVNITARVENINAGNIKVKSVFKLNSKTIPGVIRYTTDGNVIVLNYNISTSIKNQENRLDVVCDIKDYDVLRNSSKLYIVKLKTKLHLQENIKITPGVKTKFKIYLVDENNNPVIKGRVVLKINKKTLTNSDGKKIYVNITGGIGEFTYMIPYDFVNSEYRFDVIYGENNMYNGCSANTKLKIIKQDIIVEILNSTYMVGDKFMVFIDIKANNTKLPIYGGNYALKINSKTLLDKVHLTNSSISVCFDNLNFSSINSITFCYSGNSAYNSKKVVENLNLLTDSRNLIINDEEFTKIH; from the coding sequence ATGAATAAAAAAATAATACTAACACTCATAATTTTAACAATTATAATATGCACCAATACAAGCATAGCCCAGGAAAATACAACAACAACCACAATAGATGTTCAAACATACACACAACTTTCAAATGAAATAGACAACATTAAAAATTCAAACATAACAACATATGAAATAAATCTCAAAAAAGATAACTACACAATAAATAATGATATAAGATGGATGCATGATGAAAATAAAAAACTACCAAATCTCATAATAAATGGACATGGATGTACAATAAATGGATCAGATACGAATGTATTTCTAAAAACAGGACGTAACACAAATCTAACACTAAATAATATGACAATATCAAATACATATGATAACACCTATTCTGCCATTTATAACATGGGAAATTTAACACTCAACAATGTAATATTTCAAAACAACAAAATATCATCACTATCCATACTTGGTGGTGGTGCAATAAACAACAATGGAAATCTAGAAATAAACAATTCAACATTTATAAACAACACAGCAGTATATGGTGGAGCAATATTTAACTTAAAAACAGACTTTAACAATGCCCATATAACAATTAACAACTCAAATTTCATAAATAACACAGCAGAAAATGGAAGCTGTATCTATAGTAGTGATGCAAAACTTATAACAATAAACAATACAAACTTCACATCAAATAATGCAATAGATTCAATGATCTATTCAAACTATAGGACACAACAAATAACAATAGAAAACTCAAATATAACAGATAACACCAATACATTAGCACTAATAAATTCACAATCAAACATAGAAATAATAAATTCCACAATAAAATCAAATAAAAACACAAATGGAGCATTAATTAAAACAACAAAAAGTAGTATAATAAATTCACAGATATGCCAAAATATTATCGACATACTACTTGATGCAAACTTTAATGATGTGGAAATAAAAAACTCCAATATCTCAGAAAATAACATAAAAAATATAGCAATAAACAACATAAATTCCCAGATTTACATACAAAACAATACCTTCTATAGAAATATAGTTAAAAACCAGGCACTAATATATGATACATCAAAAACTACCAATGTAGAAAATAACCTATTTAAAGATAATAAGGCATTAAACCTATTTTATGGGAATTGCTCTACATTTAATGTAGTAGTAGATAACACATATATTGGAAATAATCTTACAAATACAACAATAAAACTTGACATTAAAGATGAATATATGGCAGATGAAAATATTACAGCAAACATAACAGTTATGACAAATCCAGTATATAACACAACAATTACAACAGGAACAATAAAGATAAGCTATAATGGAATTATAATAGACACAGCAACTATTACAAATTCAACATACCAGCTAAATAAAAACATAGATTATGTAGGAGTACTACCATTAACAATAGAATACTGTGATGATATAAACTTTAATTCATATAAGATAAATAAAACAACTGCAATTATATCCCCATCATATCATATCAAAATAGTAGCAGATGATGAATTTAATCTTAAAGATGAAATAAAATATAGCATAATAGTTGAAAATCAAAACAATAAAACACTACATAACATAACAATATATGATGTCATAGCACAAAATCTAGATGTAATAGATACATCCCATAAATTAGATGAAAACTCCTGGATTATTGAAAAACTAACACCAGGTGAAAATAGAGCACTGATGATAAAAGCATATGCAAAAAATCCTACAGATGTCATGATAAAATTAAGCTGTGATATGCGATTTGTTAAAAATACATCAACTACAACATGTAATATCAAATATAAAGCTCCAAATTACATCATTAAAGTAACACCAACACAATACAGATATGGAGATAAAGTATGTGATTTTCAAATACAAAATACTGGTGGAGTTGGATATAACATAAATATTAGCCTAGATTTAGCATCAAAAGATAGAAAAACTAGAAAAACATACACTTACAATCAAATTATTTCAAATGAAACAATAACAATTAAACCTGACATATGTATTGAAGATATTGGAAATATTACAACAACAATAAAAATAGAAGATGAACAATTAAATAACAATACAATTATTCTAACACACAATATAGAAAAGCCATACATAGTATTTGATGATATTTATTCAAATGCAGGTGGTAATGTTAATATCACAGCAAGAGTTGAAAACATAAATGCAGGTAATATTAAAGTAAAATCAGTCTTTAAATTAAATTCAAAAACAATACCAGGAGTAATAAGATACACAACAGATGGTAATGTTATAGTTTTAAATTATAATATTTCAACTTCTATAAAAAATCAGGAAAATAGGCTTGATGTGGTATGTGATATAAAAGATTATGATGTTTTGAGAAATTCATCAAAACTCTATATTGTAAAGTTAAAAACTAAATTGCATCTTCAAGAAAATATTAAAATTACACCAGGTGTTAAAACAAAATTTAAGATATACTTGGTTGATGAAAATAATAATCCTGTAATTAAGGGTAGGGTTGTATTAAAGATCAATAAAAAAACACTTACAAATTCAGATGGTAAAAAGATATATGTTAATATTACAGGTGGTATTGGTGAATTTACATATATGATACCATATGATTTTGTAAATAGTGAATATAGATTTGATGTTATATATGGTGAAAATAACATGTATAATGGTTGTAGTGCTAATACAAAATTAAAGATTATAAAACAGGATATTATTGTTGAAATTTTAAACTCTACCTATATGGTTGGTGATAAATTTATGGTTTTTATAGATATAAAGGCAAATAATACAAAACTACCAATATATGGTGGAAATTATGCACTTAAGATTAATTCAAAAACATTACTTGATAAGGTTCATCTTACTAATTCATCAATAAGTGTTTGTTTTGATAATCTTAATTTCAGTAGCATTAATAGTATTACATTTTGCTATTCTGGAAATTCTGCATATAATTCAAAGAAGGTAGTTGAAAATTTAAATTTATTAACTGATAGTAGAAATTTAATTATTAATGATGAAGAATTTACTAAAATTCACTAA
- a CDS encoding aldo/keto reductase, translated as MSKLALGMMRLPLTDKDDVKSIDQKEVNRMVDLCMESGLNYFDTAYYYHDEMSEVALRKGVIERYPREDVIIADKLPIYMNPKEEELEGLFNNQLERLNIDYFDYYMLHNVSGLSEDGYLKADSFGFVNKMKKEGKIKKLGISTHANAEYIENILKHHPEIEFVQLQINYLDWESNENIQARKCYEVARKYDKEVIVMEPLKGGFLVDVPEDAQKLMKEHNGEDPIKWALRFVAELEGVSYVLSGAGNTQQLKKNIEIFKDIKPLTDEEHKIIDEVVKIINSKITVDCTACNYCLSSCVKNINIPKLFSMYNHEMIQNIDLYTATGNAYTNYAKIEGNGIASDCIGCGKCMDVCPQQLDIPGYLKDVAKRFEIPLYGFGSEEEAKEE; from the coding sequence ATGTCAAAACTAGCATTAGGAATGATGAGACTACCACTAACAGATAAAGATGATGTAAAAAGTATAGATCAAAAAGAAGTAAATAGGATGGTAGATCTATGCATGGAAAGTGGTCTTAATTATTTTGATACAGCATACTACTACCATGATGAAATGAGTGAAGTTGCACTAAGAAAGGGAGTAATTGAAAGATATCCTCGTGAGGATGTAATAATTGCAGATAAACTTCCAATCTACATGAATCCTAAAGAAGAAGAACTTGAAGGATTATTTAACAACCAACTTGAACGCTTAAATATAGACTACTTCGACTACTACATGCTTCACAATGTAAGTGGACTATCAGAGGATGGGTATCTTAAAGCAGATTCCTTTGGATTTGTAAATAAAATGAAAAAAGAAGGAAAAATTAAAAAATTGGGAATATCCACACATGCAAATGCAGAATACATTGAAAATATTCTAAAACATCACCCAGAGATAGAATTTGTACAACTACAAATCAACTACCTTGACTGGGAATCAAATGAAAACATACAAGCACGCAAATGCTATGAAGTAGCACGTAAATACGACAAAGAAGTTATAGTTATGGAACCACTAAAAGGTGGATTTCTAGTTGATGTACCAGAAGATGCTCAAAAACTAATGAAAGAACATAATGGTGAAGATCCAATAAAATGGGCTTTAAGATTTGTAGCAGAACTTGAAGGAGTATCATATGTACTTTCAGGTGCAGGAAATACACAACAACTTAAAAAAAATATTGAAATATTCAAAGACATAAAACCATTAACAGATGAAGAACATAAAATAATAGATGAAGTTGTAAAAATTATAAACAGTAAAATAACAGTTGATTGTACAGCATGTAACTACTGTTTAAGTTCATGTGTTAAAAATATTAACATACCAAAATTATTTAGTATGTACAACCATGAAATGATACAAAATATTGACTTATATACAGCAACAGGAAATGCATATACAAACTATGCAAAAATAGAAGGAAATGGTATTGCATCAGATTGTATTGGATGTGGAAAATGTATGGATGTATGTCCACAACAACTTGACATACCAGGCTATCTTAAAGATGTTGCAAAAAGATTTGAAATACCACTCTATGGATTTGGAAGTGAAGAAGAAGCAAAAGAAGAATAG